Sequence from the Mixophyes fleayi isolate aMixFle1 chromosome 4, aMixFle1.hap1, whole genome shotgun sequence genome:
TGGGATTCTTAGGATGGTGAAGACAATATAGACATAAGAAATAATAATGACTAAGAATGGGAAGAAAAGTAATGGGATGGAAAGCAAGTTAGATTCCAGTTCAAATACATAGGTGTCGGAACAGGAGAGTTCCAACAAGGGAGTGGTGTCACAGAAGAAATGGTCAATCACATATGGTCCACAAAACCATAACTTACATATACCTAGAGCTTGATTTAGTAGCAGAGATAAACTTATTGCCCAGCAAATAATAACCAATTTCAAGCACAACATGGTGTTCATTATAGCATTGTAACGCAGAGGTTTACAGATGGCCAAATAACGGTCATAAGACATCACTGTCAGAAGGAGACACTCTGAGCATTCTGAGGAACAGAAGAACAAGAATTGAGTTATACAGCCCATAAGAGAAATGATTCCTTCTTCACTAAGGACAATATATAGCATATTGGGAACAATATTTGTGGTCAGTAAAATGTCACAAAAAGAAAGTTGAGTAAGAAAGATGTACATAGGAGACTGGAGATTCTTGCTCTGAGACACCAGTATAATGATCATGAGGTTCCCACCTATTGTCAGTAAATTAATCGCAAGGAACAGACAAAAGGTTAACACCTTATAGCGATGGAGACTTGGAAATCCCAATAGGAGAATTTCTGTGATTATTGTCATATTTCTCACCTAAAAGGTAGGAAAAGAGCAGAAGAGTTTAACAGTGTATATATGGTTTCTTGTCGTTATTAGAGCAAAACTAATATTAGCATGACCACCAACTACTGAGTTGAGTAATAAACCAGGCCAGTGATGCTGTTACAGTGTATTGGAGTCTATAATGATGGAGCTGGGAAGGCTTGTAGGTCATTGAATAGAAAAAATTGAGGACAGCTGGAGGGTTTGTTTTAATCTCTCTATCCTGTCAGCATAGATTGTTGGTCTGCACTGATGAGGTTTATTCAGTATCCTCAGCAAAACAGCCATATGCCAAGTGCTTTCTTGATTCAAtgaacctgattcatcaaggaaagtaagacaaaaaaataagtttgttctggacaaaaccatgttacaatacaaggactGCAGATTAGTGTATTTTGcagataagataaatactgtctgatttttcatgtatcacacaaacacttgatatctttatttgtagactataatttaaagttgatctagaacatgctctaccccaactataaatctgacatcacattttaaatttacctccaactccaatgcaacatggttttgccaaagtgcaaagtactattttttttgctttactttccttaatgaatcaggcccaatgtgtttagtcTGAACTAAAACAAATATGGCTAAAATAATCAAAGGCTGCaaattctataaatatatattatttttttctctgatcTAGAGTAATGTTGTGCAAGTCTCAGGTAACACCAGTCCTCTAGTAGTGCTGGAAGAGGTCCAACAACTCTTGACTCCACAATTGACAGTGTGGACAATATGTCAGTCAGTTGACTATTTAACCTCATTCTTCCTGAGcagtttttccttttttcttttttttttttatttaattgctggtattattttattttcctttgctatGTATACCTTGTATGTATATAGAGGAacatttttttctacagtaagTTGCAGTTGATTTCTGATTAACCAGAGCTGTTCTGAcattcaagaaaataaaaaataacaacacttttttttatcaacttCTACATCCTGGCAATTATCTGACTTTtcgacattttaatatttttaccaCTCAAAGCTAGGGGTGGGTAAACAAGAATTTTGGGCAATATATGCCCCCTAAAATTCTGTGATCAATTACATTAAAGGTAGTTAGAAACTTTCCTTTTTAAAGAACTTTTAGATTTTTAGATTGAAGCTAAGACCATGTTGACTTGTGGTTAGGGGGACAAAATTGTTTAATGCTGACCTGGCTGTATATCACAGTGTCCACATGTTCCAATAAACATGTGCTCACTGATTCTTTTGAGAACAGGAAGACATTGACTTAATGGCACTTACCTTAAGAGCATCTTGATTAAGTACACTGTTTTCTGTAATATTTGTCTCCCCATTTTGGTACTGTATCAAGTCACCCATTCCTGCAGTAGTTGGAGTTGAAGATCAGTTATCAGTATCATGTAACAAGAGAGATTGTCACTCTTTCCATGTAGAGACAGCAGACCGTCTTACCCAGGGCATGGGTAGGCTTTTATTGATAAGCCGCATTCCACTCGTTCCTGGTAaccaattatttttataaagCTAATTGTGATACTCCAGGGACCTGTTTATTCTCTTCATATTTTATTGGTCTCTTGTGTGTTCATTATTACCTAGGCAGTGGCGTTTTGAAGCTGTAAAACCTCTaatgatattaaaaaataatgcaatgtcgtgaaaaaaataatgtgGATGTCTTCTTGTTAAGTGGCTGAGAGCATTATATCAAAATAATGTTAATTATGATGACGATGGCTGACTTTATAAGCTTTTCTTCCCTCTTGACCATCACTAACTCTTTGTGCACATACTACACATTTGGCCATTGACAAGTCACTCTGAAACAATTTCCAAACCAATCAATTTTGG
This genomic interval carries:
- the LOC142150429 gene encoding olfactory receptor 1500-like, encoding MGDLIQYQNGETNITENSVLNQDALKVRNMTIITEILLLGFPSLHRYKVLTFCLFLAINLLTIGGNLMIIILVSQSKNLQSPMYIFLTQLSFCDILLTTNIVPNMLYIVLSEEGIISLMGCITQFLFFCSSECSECLLLTVMSYDRYLAICKPLRYNAIMNTMLCLKLVIICWAISLSLLLNQALGICKLWFCGPYVIDHFFCDTTPLLELSCSDTYVFELESNLLSIPLLFFPFLVIIISYVYIVFTILRIPSLTGRHKAFSTCSSHLVVVCMFYGSLASIYSLPNKAKSHNLSKLLSLLYTVVTPLVNPIIYSFRNKDIKEAFEKYIKNI